In one window of Fulvia fulva chromosome 5, complete sequence DNA:
- a CDS encoding Potassium transporter 5, translating into MANTNIQFQEPRLEPTRSRPGNLVTSTSVDFDDGIIFSRRVSNATRISRARSINASDLDDDNEAGLRHPGDFKKKQTFKGTQLFLLAYQSIGVIYGDIGTSPLYVFSGVFTAPPSRQDVIGVLSLILWSLIMIVTIKYVFIILNADNEGEGGTFSCYSLLSRYANITHRDVREEPLVKMERYQTSELRPANRQIRKTVEHSKTFKALLKIMGVFAVTMVMSDGVLTPAQSVLGAVQGLNVIVPSISNGAVVGTTCGILVLLFVIQPFGTGKLGTVFAPIVIIWLGLLAAFGIYNLVNYDAGVFVAFNPGEAFRYLVRHGEEGWHSLGGVLLAFTGVEALFADLGAFSMHAIQISWLCWCLPCLLLTYIGQAAYLAVKPEAYAYPVFDTAPPDCLILSMVFAILAAIVASQAIITATFQLIAQIVKLSYFPQIQVKHTSKTVHSQLYVPVANYLLCIGTVIITAVFRNTNSLGQAYGVCVMFVTFFDTQMTSLAALLVWRLSPWLVAVP; encoded by the exons ATGGCGAACACGAACATCCAATTCCAGGAGCCACGACTCGAGCCAACTCGATCTCGTCCAGGAAACCTTGTGACCTCCACAAGTGTAGATTTTGACGACGGCATC ATCTTCAGCCGCAGAGTCTCGAATGCCACGCGCATCTCGCGTGCACGCTCTATCAACGCGAGCGACCTCGATGACGACAACGAAGCTGGTCTCCGCCATCCTGGCGACTTCAAGAAGAAGCAGACCTTCAAAGGCACGCAATTGTTCCTCCTGGCCTACCAAAGCATTGGTGTCATCTACGGCGACATTGGCACATCACCACTCTATGTCTTCTCCGGCGTCTTCACAGCGCCACCCTCCCGTCAAGATGTGATTGGCGTTCTGTCTTTAATTCTCTGGTCTCTGATTATGATAGTCACAATCAAGTATGTCTTCATCATTCTGAACGCGGACAACGAAGGCGAAGGTGGAACATTCTCGTGCTACTCGCTACTGTCAAGATACGCCAATATCACGCACCGAGATGTGCGCGAAGAGCCATTGGTCAAGATGGAAAGATATCAGACAAGTGAGCTGCGTCCTGCGAACAGGCAGATTCGCAAGACGGTGGAACATAGCAAGACATTCAAGGCTTTGCTGAAGATCATGGGGGTCTTTGCAGTCACGATGGTCATGTCCGATGGAGTGCTAACTCCAGCTCAATCTGTGCTTGGAGCTGTTCAAGGACTGAATGTCATTGTGCCCTCCATAAGCAACGGTGCTGTGGTCGGCACGACCTGTGGTATCCTGGTCCTGCTGTTCGTGATCCAGCCCTTTGGTACTGGTAAGCTGGGAACGGTCTTTGCTCCGATTGTGATCATCTGGCTAGGTCTCTTGGCAGCGTTTGGTATCTACAACCTGGTGAACTACGATGCGGGAGTCTTCGTCGCCTTCAACCCAGGGGAGGCATTCAGGTACCTGGTCCGTCATGGTGAAGAGGGCTGGCATTCCCTTGGTGGAGTCCTTCTGGCTTTCACCGGAGTCGAGGCGCTTTTCGCAGATCTGGGTGCTTTCAGCATGCACGCTATCCAGATCAGTTGGCTCTGCTGGTGTCTGCCGTGCCTTTTGCTCACCTACATCGGACAAGCGGCCTACTTGGCAGTCAAGCCGGAGGCATACGCATATCCAGTCTTCGACACCGCTCCTCCCGACTGTCTGATCTTGAGCATGGTCTTCGCTATATTGGCCGCTATTGTGGCATCGCAGGCCATCATTACAGCCACGTTTCAGCTTATCGCTCAGATTGTCAAGTTGTCCTACTTCCCGCAGATTCAGGTTAAACACACATCGAAGACGGTGCACAGTCAGCTGTATGTTCCTGTGGCCAACTACCTTTTGTGCATTGGTACCGTCATCATCACAGCAGTGTTTCGAAACACCAACAGTCTTGGCCAAGCGTATGGTGTCTGCGTTATGTTCGTCACTTTCTTCGATACGCAGATGACCAGTCTGGCGGCCCTTCTTGTATGGCGCTTGTCACCCTGGCTGGTGGCTGTGCCATAG
- a CDS encoding Heterokaryon incompatibility protein 6, OR allele — MASLLYRALNAKAREVRRLALAVSRKDGIDRIEGTLTTHSLDEQPSFDALSYAWGTDPAAGQVHINGIGMPVTRNLHEALLTLCSSARGQPDQMWIDALCIDQRNTKERSQQVSLMHQIYTGARCVHISLGPSWHTATTFLSFLAKLSDERRAASDLESLDQDSRRTMVTDGLEIVMSSPWWSRLWVVQEGVLSDSAIAHLGEFNLPFRILVGGLILAFTRLLSLGYDSLSNTSRRIYGHMYKFMSMERRTHEYLYHTHRSSTSVEHDRVYGVLGLLPRDVQVKPDYDASLEDVYENFAVTIMRNERSLDLLTLSGLHWLKGADLPSWVPNLKVPMQPFRSSTGNRIDTNNPLATAEEIILGLCARSTILQHDAQASALHVRACILDTVACTEQIETSVEEWQRLYMACGAGPDVPQEYLVGVLGKQWWIEYGQTLAQQALGDRLSAQEMRHEPERQMAALYSMQPGEHPDKFMALRDVLFANYCRHKFSSMVHSWSGHTFGNAEPGDVVAVLAGSAVSFVLRANPERGRNTYRLVGWADYEASHARNLEAIRQAATTTSGSVDDLEAVFNWITLV; from the exons ATGGCTTCTCTGCTGTACCGCGCACTGAATGCTAAGGCTCGAGAAGTGCGACGTCTGGCCTTGGCAGTGTCCAGGAAAGACGGCATCGATCGGATCGAAGGCACTTTGACCACTCATTCTCTCGATGAACAACCCAGCTTCGATGCGCTGTCCTACGCATGGGGAACAGATCCGGCCGCTGGTCAAGTCCATATCAATGGCATCGGGATGCCGGTCACGAGGAATCTACACGAAGCCCTGCTTACGCTCTGTAGCAGCGCACGGGGCCAGCCCGACCAGATGTGGATCGATGCTCTCTGTATAGATCAGCGTAACACCAAGGAACGTAGCCAGCAGGTATCTTTGATGCATCAAATCTATACCGGCGCGCGCTGTGTGCACATATCCCTTGGTCCATCGTGGCATACAGCGACAACCTTTCTGTCGTTCTTGGCAAAACTTTCCGATGAACGCCGAGCAGCGAGTGATCTGGAGAGTCTTGACCAGGACAGCCGTCGAACAATGGTCACGGACGGTCTAGAGATTGTGATGAGCAGTCCGTGGTGGAGCAGACTCTGGGTCGTGCAAGAAGGAGTGCTTTCAGACAGTGCCATTGCACATCTGGGCGAGTTCAATCTTCCCTTCAGAATTCTTGTCGGTGGTCTTATCCTGGCTTTTACGAGACTGTTGTCGCTGGGCTATGATTCGCTCTCCAACACGTCTCGGAGAATCTATGGCCACATGTACAAATTCATGTCGATGGAGCGGCGCACACACGAGTACCTCTACCATACTCATCGCAGCTCGACGAGTGTCGAGCACGATCGTGTTTATGGTGTTCTTGGTCTACTCCCGCGAGACGTGCAGGTGAAGCCGGATTACGATGCATCGCTGGAGGACGTCTATGAGAACTTTGCCGTGACGATCATGCGCAACGAAAGAAGTCTCGACCTCCTGACACTTAGTGGTCTGCACTGGCTCAAGGGCGCGGATCTTCCCTCGTGGGTGCCGAACCTGAAAGTACCGATGCAACCATTCCGCAGCTCCACCGGAAATCGAATCGACACAAACAACCCCCTAGCGACGGCAGAAGAGATCATCCTTGGTCTTTGTGCTCGGTCAACCATCTTACAGCACGACGCTCAGGCGAGTGCTCTACATGTCCGCGCTTGCATCTTGGACACTGTTGCATGCACAGAACAAATCGAAACGAGCGTCGAAGAGTGGCAACGTCTGTACATGGCGTGCGGTGCCGGTCCAGACGTGCCCCAAGAGTATCTTGTTGGCGTACTCGGCAAACAATGGTGGATCGAATATGGTCAGACTTTGGCACAACAAGCGCTCGGCGATCGTCTCTCTGCACAAGAAATGCGCCATGAGCCTGAACGACAGATGGCAGCACTCTACTCGATGCAGCCCGGGGAACACCCTGATAAGTTCATGGCTCTGCGTGATGTCCTCTTCGCCAATTATTGCAGGCACAAATTTAGCTCTATGGTTCACAGCTGGAGCGGCCATACATTCGGCAATGCTGAGCCAGGCGACGTCGTAGCGGTACTGGCAGGCTCTGCCGTGTCTTTTGTACTACGCGCGAATCCTGAAAGAGGACGCAACACGTATCGCTTGGTCGGATGGGCAGACTATGAAGCTTCGC ATGCGCGAAACCTCGAAGCGATACGGCAAGCGGCGACGACCACGAGCGGTAGCGTTGACGATCTGGAAGCTGTCTTCAATTGGATCACATTGGTCTGA